One genomic region from Gemmobacter aquarius encodes:
- a CDS encoding glycosyltransferase family 2 protein, with amino-acid sequence MRYTVVCSVKDEGPFLVEWVAWQRMLGFTDVVVVTNDCTDASPALLDAMAARGWVTHLVCDVPSGARITGTKLAAAKALPQVAGADWVMVCDVDEFLNIHRGAGRLEDLLGGFDEPFLGMSIPWRVFGTMGRQHWEDGLQHRLHRMAAAEGGKLSGWVKSIHRHPGWFARLGEHSPKKLRPFRMRDWGLAGMRWINPAGMELTGWTPEGESLRVLPQGMRGYGVAQINHFMLRNAESFALKRGTLSPVAGRDRYTDEYYEGADRNEVEDVTILRHAAAFDAVYGQMMADAAVARLHHRACADYVARLVAKAGGDPRDDPRWLAHSERS; translated from the coding sequence TTGCGGTATACGGTGGTCTGTTCGGTGAAGGACGAGGGGCCTTTCCTTGTCGAATGGGTCGCCTGGCAGCGGATGCTGGGGTTCACCGACGTGGTGGTGGTGACGAACGATTGCACCGATGCCTCGCCCGCGCTGCTCGATGCAATGGCCGCGCGGGGCTGGGTGACGCATCTGGTCTGCGATGTGCCATCAGGGGCGCGGATCACCGGAACGAAGCTGGCGGCGGCCAAGGCCCTGCCGCAGGTGGCCGGCGCGGATTGGGTGATGGTCTGCGATGTGGACGAATTCCTGAACATCCATCGCGGGGCGGGGCGGCTGGAGGACTTGCTTGGCGGGTTCGACGAGCCTTTCCTCGGCATGTCGATACCGTGGCGGGTGTTCGGCACGATGGGGCGGCAGCATTGGGAGGACGGGTTGCAGCACCGGCTGCACAGGATGGCCGCAGCCGAAGGGGGCAAGCTGTCGGGTTGGGTAAAGTCGATCCATCGGCATCCGGGGTGGTTTGCGCGGTTGGGCGAACATTCGCCCAAAAAGCTGCGGCCGTTCCGGATGCGCGACTGGGGGCTGGCGGGCATGCGCTGGATCAATCCGGCGGGGATGGAGTTGACCGGATGGACGCCAGAAGGTGAAAGCCTGCGCGTGCTGCCGCAAGGGATGCGCGGATATGGCGTGGCGCAGATCAACCATTTCATGCTGCGAAACGCCGAGAGTTTCGCCCTTAAGCGCGGGACCCTTTCGCCGGTGGCGGGGCGGGACCGCTATACGGATGAATATTACGAAGGGGCGGATCGGAACGAGGTGGAGGATGTGACGATCCTGCGCCATGCGGCGGCGTTCGATGCGGTTTACGGGCAGATGATGGCGGATGCAGCGGTGGCGCGGCTGCATCACCGCGCCTGCGCCGATTATGTGGCGCGGCTGGTGGCCAAGGCTGGCGGCGACCCGCGGGACGATCCGCGCTGGCTGGCGCATAGCGAACGGAGTTGA
- a CDS encoding YcjX family GTP-binding protein yields the protein MALYGITDGIARSVEGAVALAGGQFEPVVRLGVTGLSRAGKTVFITGLVANLLNRGRMGQMGAVAQGRIEAVYLQPQPDMTLPRFDYEGHLAALTGDSPQWPDSTRAVSELRLSFRVRPAGFLAGFAGPRVVHLDIVDYPGEWLLDLSLLERSYEDWAEGVLARLAKRAEAAEFMAVARAEDGALALDEGRAQALAECYTRCLHAAQALGRSDCTPGRFLLPGDLAGSPVLTFAPLPKPATVSRGSLWREMERRYDAYRSKVVQPFFRTHFARIDRQVVLADVLGAIHQGPQAVEDLRRVMAEVLGAFRHGRNGWLTRLLGGKRVDKILFAATKADHLHHSQHGALTAIAEAMLREAKDRAEFAGAATAAMSLAGFRATVEDEAMRDGVAVPVVRGRVADGRTVALYPGRLPEDPSRLLVPARAGAEKWLEAEFGLMAFQPARMALKPGDGVPHIRLDRAAEFLFGDRL from the coding sequence GTGGCCTTATACGGAATAACCGACGGGATCGCCCGCTCTGTCGAAGGGGCGGTCGCGCTTGCGGGCGGGCAGTTCGAACCTGTGGTGCGGCTGGGTGTGACGGGGCTTTCGCGGGCCGGAAAGACCGTGTTCATCACGGGGCTGGTGGCGAACCTGTTGAACCGTGGCCGCATGGGGCAGATGGGGGCCGTGGCGCAGGGGCGGATCGAGGCGGTCTATCTGCAGCCGCAGCCCGACATGACGCTGCCGCGTTTCGACTACGAGGGGCATCTGGCGGCGCTGACGGGGGATAGCCCACAATGGCCTGACTCGACGCGGGCGGTTTCGGAATTGCGGCTGTCGTTCCGGGTGCGGCCTGCGGGGTTTCTGGCGGGGTTCGCGGGGCCGCGCGTGGTGCATCTGGATATCGTCGATTATCCGGGCGAGTGGCTTTTGGACCTGTCGCTGCTCGAGCGCAGCTATGAGGATTGGGCCGAAGGTGTGCTGGCCCGTCTGGCCAAGCGGGCCGAGGCGGCGGAATTCATGGCCGTGGCGCGGGCCGAGGACGGGGCGCTGGCGCTGGACGAGGGGCGGGCGCAGGCGCTGGCCGAATGTTACACGCGCTGTCTGCATGCGGCGCAGGCCTTGGGCCGGTCGGATTGCACGCCGGGGCGGTTCTTGTTGCCCGGTGATCTGGCGGGGTCGCCCGTGCTGACATTCGCGCCCTTGCCGAAGCCTGCCACGGTGTCGCGCGGGTCTTTGTGGCGCGAGATGGAGCGGCGTTACGATGCCTATCGGTCAAAGGTGGTGCAGCCGTTTTTCCGCACCCATTTTGCGCGGATAGACCGGCAGGTGGTGCTGGCCGATGTGCTGGGGGCGATCCATCAGGGGCCGCAGGCGGTCGAGGATTTGCGGCGGGTGATGGCCGAGGTGCTGGGCGCCTTTCGCCACGGGCGCAACGGGTGGCTGACGCGGCTTTTGGGGGGAAAGCGGGTCGATAAGATATTGTTTGCCGCGACCAAGGCCGACCATTTGCACCACAGCCAGCACGGGGCGCTGACGGCGATTGCCGAGGCTATGCTGCGCGAGGCCAAGGACCGCGCCGAATTTGCGGGGGCGGCGACGGCTGCGATGTCGCTGGCCGGGTTTCGCGCCACGGTCGAGGACGAGGCGATGCGCGACGGCGTCGCCGTGCCGGTGGTGCGGGGGCGTGTGGCCGACGGGCGGACGGTCGCGCTGTATCCGGGGCGGTTGCCGGAAGACCCGTCACGCCTGCTGGTTCCGGCGCGGGCGGGGGCGGAGAAATGGCTTGAGGCCGAGTTCGGGCTGATGGCGTTCCAGCCTGCGCGCATGGCGCTGAAACCGGGGGACGGGGTGCCGCATATAAGGCTGGACCGTGCGGCGGAATTTCTGTTCGGAGACCGGCTGTGA
- a CDS encoding response regulator transcription factor has translation MDPGNASVSPGYRVLVVEDDDNIATALHYVVSREGMACDRVSNGGFALAHIRATRPDLVLLDVMLPEVSGYDICVAIRTDPAISGTRVLMMTARGSAQEQRRALEQGADGFIAKPFDLGKLRGEVWRLLSPPTG, from the coding sequence ATGGACCCCGGTAACGCGTCAGTTTCGCCCGGATACCGGGTTCTGGTCGTCGAGGATGACGACAATATCGCGACCGCCCTGCACTATGTGGTGAGCCGCGAGGGAATGGCCTGCGACCGCGTCTCGAATGGCGGTTTCGCTTTGGCGCATATACGGGCAACGCGGCCCGATCTGGTGCTTCTCGACGTCATGCTGCCCGAGGTTTCGGGCTACGATATCTGCGTCGCGATCAGGACCGATCCGGCGATTTCGGGTACGCGTGTGCTCATGATGACCGCGCGCGGTTCGGCGCAGGAGCAACGCCGCGCGCTGGAACAGGGGGCAGACGGTTTCATCGCCAAGCCCTTCGATCTGGGCAAGCTGCGCGGTGAGGTTTGGCGACTGCTGTCGCCCCCGACGGGCTGA
- the truA gene encoding tRNA pseudouridine(38-40) synthase TruA codes for MPRYALLIEYDGMPFNGWQRQYGGQPTVQASIEAALAKLEPGPHTIAAAGRTDTGVHATGQVATVDLAKDWDPFRLQGALNYHLRLTPIAILRVVIVAPDFHARFSALERRYLFRLVARRAPMALDKNRVWQVLDPLDLAAMQQGAAHLIGKHDFTTFRSSLCQAKSPVKTLDELTITAQEIPTGTEYRFTLRARSFLHNQVRSIVGTLHRVGTGGWPPARVAEALAARDRAACGPVCPPQGLYLTGVGYSEDLFA; via the coding sequence ATGCCCCGCTACGCCCTTCTCATCGAATATGACGGCATGCCCTTCAACGGCTGGCAACGCCAATACGGCGGCCAACCCACCGTGCAGGCGTCGATCGAGGCGGCGCTGGCAAAACTCGAACCCGGCCCCCACACCATCGCCGCCGCTGGCCGCACAGATACCGGCGTACACGCCACCGGTCAGGTCGCCACAGTCGATCTTGCGAAAGACTGGGACCCCTTCCGCCTGCAAGGGGCGCTGAACTACCACCTGCGCCTGACCCCCATCGCCATCCTGCGCGTCGTGATCGTGGCACCCGACTTCCACGCCCGCTTCTCGGCGCTGGAACGGCGCTATCTCTTTCGCCTAGTCGCCCGCCGCGCGCCCATGGCGCTGGACAAGAACCGCGTCTGGCAAGTGCTCGACCCGCTCGACCTTGCGGCGATGCAACAAGGTGCCGCCCATTTGATCGGCAAGCACGATTTCACCACCTTCCGCTCGTCGCTCTGCCAAGCCAAAAGCCCGGTGAAAACGCTCGACGAACTGACCATCACCGCACAGGAAATCCCCACCGGCACCGAATACCGCTTCACGCTGCGGGCGCGGTCCTTCCTGCACAATCAGGTCCGCTCGATCGTCGGCACGCTGCACCGCGTCGGCACCGGCGGCTGGCCGCCCGCCCGCGTCGCCGAAGCCCTCGCCGCCCGCGACCGCGCCGCCTGCGGGCCGGTCTGCCCGCCGCAGGGCCTGTATCTCACCGGCGTCGGCTACAGCGAAGACCTCTTCGCCTAG
- a CDS encoding MFS transporter, whose amino-acid sequence MATTEMNVRDRSRPMTGEEKKVILASSAGTIFEWYDFYLYGSLAAIIGAQFFTPFPEATRNVFALLAFAAGFIVRPFGALVFGSLGDLIGRKYTFLMTILIMGVSTFIVGLLPNYYSWGVAAPIILIALRMLQGLALGGEYGGAAVYVAEHAPANQRGYFTAFIQTTATLGLLLSLIVILSVQGYVNGAYPDQPVLDAAGAALMNADGTPQMMKAFNAWGWRIPFLGSIFLLLISLYIRVQMNESPAFKKMKEEGSASKAPLREAFGTWKNGKIALIALFGLVAGQAVVWYSGQFYALFFMQNVIKVDSFTANVLVAWSLILGTGGFLFFGALSDRIGRKPIILAGCLIAALTYQIVFPLLTKTANPVLYAAHQTPVTVTADPENCSFQFNPVGTAKFTNSCDIAKALLSRSSVNYETVPADAGALAVIKVGETEIPSYVGAENAAAVAELTAALETAKAGTDQAAIDAAQAALDAEKGKPAAFTKAVNDALTAAGYPLVAKDNTSVAVAQNFFDIFTAQKLTIVAILTYLILLVTMVYGPIAAMLVELFPTRIRYSGLSLPYHIGNGWFGGLMPATAFAISAQSGSVYGGLWYPIVIALATVVIGTLFVPGNTHKKDIFKD is encoded by the coding sequence ATGGCAACTACGGAAATGAACGTCAGGGACCGGTCGCGTCCCATGACCGGAGAGGAAAAGAAGGTTATCCTTGCTTCCTCGGCTGGCACCATCTTCGAATGGTATGATTTCTATCTTTACGGCTCGCTCGCGGCGATCATCGGCGCGCAGTTCTTCACGCCGTTCCCGGAAGCCACGCGCAACGTCTTTGCGCTGCTGGCCTTTGCTGCCGGCTTTATCGTGCGTCCGTTCGGCGCGCTGGTCTTCGGGTCGCTGGGTGACCTGATCGGCCGGAAGTACACCTTCCTGATGACGATCCTGATCATGGGTGTCTCGACGTTCATCGTCGGCCTGCTGCCCAACTATTATTCGTGGGGCGTGGCTGCTCCGATCATCCTGATTGCGCTGCGAATGCTGCAGGGTCTGGCACTGGGTGGTGAATACGGCGGTGCCGCAGTCTATGTGGCCGAACACGCGCCTGCCAACCAGCGCGGCTACTTCACGGCCTTTATCCAGACCACGGCGACGCTGGGTCTGCTGCTTTCGCTGATCGTCATCCTGTCGGTTCAGGGCTATGTGAACGGCGCCTATCCGGACCAGCCGGTTCTGGATGCTGCCGGTGCCGCGCTGATGAACGCAGATGGCACGCCGCAGATGATGAAAGCCTTTAACGCATGGGGCTGGCGTATTCCTTTCCTCGGGTCGATCTTCCTGCTGCTTATCTCGCTTTATATCCGCGTGCAGATGAACGAATCGCCCGCCTTCAAGAAGATGAAGGAAGAGGGTTCGGCCTCGAAGGCGCCGCTGCGCGAAGCCTTCGGCACCTGGAAGAACGGCAAGATCGCGTTGATCGCGCTGTTCGGTCTGGTCGCAGGGCAAGCCGTGGTCTGGTATTCGGGCCAGTTCTACGCGCTGTTCTTCATGCAGAACGTGATCAAGGTCGACAGCTTCACCGCCAACGTTCTGGTGGCGTGGTCGCTGATCCTCGGCACGGGTGGTTTCCTGTTCTTCGGCGCGCTGTCGGACCGGATCGGCCGTAAGCCGATCATCCTTGCGGGCTGCCTGATCGCCGCGCTGACCTATCAGATCGTCTTCCCGCTGCTGACCAAGACCGCCAACCCGGTCCTCTACGCAGCGCACCAGACGCCGGTGACGGTGACCGCCGATCCGGAAAACTGCTCGTTCCAGTTCAACCCTGTCGGGACGGCCAAGTTCACCAATTCCTGCGACATCGCCAAGGCGCTGTTGTCGCGGTCGTCGGTGAACTACGAGACCGTTCCGGCTGACGCGGGCGCTCTGGCTGTGATCAAGGTCGGCGAGACCGAGATCCCGTCCTATGTCGGTGCGGAAAACGCTGCTGCCGTGGCGGAACTGACCGCCGCGCTGGAAACGGCCAAGGCCGGAACCGATCAGGCTGCCATCGACGCCGCACAGGCTGCGCTGGATGCCGAGAAGGGCAAGCCTGCCGCCTTTACCAAGGCTGTGAACGACGCTTTGACCGCTGCGGGCTATCCGTTGGTGGCCAAGGACAACACCTCGGTTGCGGTGGCGCAGAACTTCTTCGACATCTTCACCGCGCAGAAACTGACGATCGTTGCCATCCTGACCTATCTGATCCTGCTGGTGACGATGGTGTACGGCCCGATTGCAGCCATGCTGGTCGAACTGTTCCCGACCCGTATCCGCTATTCGGGTCTGTCGCTGCCCTACCACATCGGCAACGGCTGGTTCGGTGGACTGATGCCTGCGACCGCCTTTGCGATCTCGGCGCAGTCGGGGTCGGTGTACGGTGGCCTGTGGTATCCGATCGTGATCGCGCTTGCGACCGTGGTGATCGGGACGCTGTTCGTGCCGGGCAATACGCACAAGAAGGACATCTTCAAGGATTGA
- a CDS encoding 50S ribosomal protein L25/general stress protein Ctc encodes MAREIPDLQAAVRTGTGKGAARQARREGYVPGIVYGDGKEPTPLNLNYNYLLKRLRQGRFLQTLFNLKVEGGEEVHVICRGVQRDVVKDLPTHVDFMRINDESRINLFIHVNFDNAEASPGIKRGGTLTTVRAEVELEVLAGDIPDHITVDLTGRQIGDVIHIEDVTLPAGAKPTINRNFVIAKIDAPTGLAASTDE; translated from the coding sequence ATGGCTCGCGAGATCCCCGATCTTCAGGCTGCGGTACGGACGGGGACAGGCAAGGGGGCCGCTCGTCAAGCTCGTCGTGAGGGCTACGTACCCGGCATCGTATATGGCGACGGCAAAGAGCCGACGCCGCTCAACCTGAACTACAACTACCTGCTCAAGCGCCTGCGTCAGGGCCGCTTCCTTCAGACGCTGTTCAACCTCAAGGTTGAAGGCGGCGAGGAAGTCCATGTGATCTGCCGCGGTGTACAGCGCGACGTGGTCAAGGACCTGCCGACCCACGTCGATTTCATGCGGATCAACGACGAATCGCGGATCAACCTGTTCATCCACGTCAACTTCGACAACGCCGAGGCGTCGCCCGGCATCAAGCGCGGCGGTACGCTGACCACCGTTCGCGCCGAAGTCGAACTCGAAGTGCTGGCCGGTGACATTCCCGACCACATCACCGTCGACCTGACGGGTCGCCAGATCGGTGACGTCATCCACATCGAAGACGTGACCCTGCCCGCAGGTGCCAAACCGACCATCAACCGGAACTTCGTCATCGCCAAGATCGACGCGCCGACCGGCCTGGCCGCCAGCACCGACGAGTGA
- the pth gene encoding aminoacyl-tRNA hydrolase: MKLIVGLGNPGAKYAGNRHNIGFMALDRIAADHGFSPWKAQFKGLVAQGQLGAEKVLLLKPQTFMNVSGESVRPAMEFWKLTPADITVFHDELDLAPGKARVKAGGGHAGHNGLRSMHQHLGTDAYNRVRLGIGHPGHKDAVAAYVLNDFAKSEQDWLDDLLRGISDGAEALANGDPTRFLNAIALRTAPPRSSTSDRPAGPKDKPVKAAPPAPAAPEDTRTPVQKLLDRFR, translated from the coding sequence ATGAAACTCATCGTCGGCCTCGGCAATCCCGGCGCGAAATATGCGGGCAACCGCCACAACATCGGCTTCATGGCGCTTGACCGCATCGCCGCCGATCACGGCTTTTCCCCTTGGAAAGCACAGTTCAAGGGCTTGGTCGCCCAAGGCCAGCTTGGCGCCGAAAAGGTGCTGCTGCTCAAGCCACAAACTTTCATGAACGTCTCGGGCGAAAGTGTCCGCCCCGCGATGGAATTCTGGAAACTCACCCCCGCCGACATCACCGTCTTCCATGACGAACTTGACCTCGCCCCCGGCAAGGCCCGCGTCAAGGCAGGCGGCGGCCATGCCGGACACAACGGCTTGCGCTCGATGCACCAGCATCTCGGCACCGACGCCTATAACCGCGTGCGGCTCGGCATCGGCCATCCCGGCCACAAAGATGCCGTCGCCGCCTATGTGCTCAACGATTTCGCCAAATCCGAACAGGATTGGCTTGATGATCTTCTTCGCGGCATTTCCGACGGGGCCGAAGCCCTCGCAAACGGCGATCCGACGCGATTTCTCAACGCCATCGCCCTGCGGACCGCCCCGCCGCGGTCATCCACCTCGGACCGCCCCGCAGGCCCGAAGGACAAGCCGGTCAAGGCGGCACCGCCAGCACCCGCAGCGCCGGAAGATACCCGAACGCCCGTTCAGAAACTGCTCGACCGGTTTCGCTAA
- a CDS encoding exonuclease domain-containing protein: MLVIEDEDNIAIALDYLITRDGYAYDRIASGGVALDHIRQTHPDLVLLDVMLPDVSGYEICQGVRLDPALEDVKILMMTARGTDPHGLRALAGGGRHGGVRPVVRFGQGGTGAGGTDAAGRGGDRYGAAARAAGAEDWPLATVRAADLADGLRARIEAEGLAVAGVATDPLLLRCNGFEVIALLSGLARRLAVSVGATGFRIAVAEEDGGAAIRLYWSGAPLAVKQLGDWLGEAVEAGGPDVTGQAVLAAHRIELWPEAAQGGYALCLPIPQARRDVGRPAPAVRAVVYDFDLLGKVRNEALAEARLEDLTYVVFDTETTGLLPAQGDEIVQIAAVRIVNGRRVAGEAVDMLVNPGRAIPAGATAVHDITDAMVADAVGVNEALRRFHAFAQGAVLVAHNAPIDMQFLRRREAGLGLRFDMPIFDTVLLSAVLYGQHDVHSLDALCHRLGIVIPDEARPTALGDTLATADALLEMLPMLRGRGHGTFGAVLAEVRRHGRLLADLNEPLG, from the coding sequence GTGCTGGTGATCGAGGACGAGGACAACATCGCCATCGCGCTGGATTATCTGATCACGCGGGATGGCTATGCCTATGACCGCATCGCGTCGGGCGGGGTGGCGCTTGACCATATCCGGCAGACTCATCCCGATCTGGTGCTGCTCGATGTGATGTTGCCGGACGTGTCGGGCTACGAGATTTGCCAAGGGGTGCGGCTGGACCCTGCGCTTGAGGATGTGAAGATCCTGATGATGACGGCGCGGGGGACCGATCCGCATGGCTTACGGGCGCTTGCTGGCGGCGGGCGACATGGCGGCGTCAGACCTGTTGTGCGCTTCGGTCAAGGGGGCACGGGTGCTGGCGGGACGGATGCGGCCGGTCGCGGCGGTGACCGATATGGCGCGGCAGCGCGAGCAGCGGGGGCAGAGGATTGGCCGCTGGCTACGGTGCGGGCCGCCGATCTGGCCGATGGGCTGCGCGCACGGATCGAGGCCGAGGGGCTGGCGGTGGCGGGGGTTGCGACCGACCCGCTTTTGCTGCGCTGCAACGGGTTCGAGGTGATTGCGCTGCTGTCGGGCCTTGCGAGGCGGCTGGCGGTTTCGGTGGGGGCCACGGGGTTCCGTATTGCCGTGGCCGAAGAGGACGGGGGCGCTGCGATCCGGCTTTACTGGTCGGGTGCGCCGCTTGCTGTCAAGCAGCTTGGTGATTGGCTGGGCGAAGCGGTCGAGGCGGGGGGGCCTGATGTGACGGGCCAAGCCGTGCTTGCCGCGCATCGCATCGAGCTGTGGCCCGAAGCGGCGCAGGGCGGCTATGCGCTGTGCCTGCCGATCCCGCAGGCGCGGCGCGATGTGGGGCGGCCTGCCCCTGCGGTGCGGGCGGTGGTCTATGACTTTGACCTGCTGGGCAAGGTGCGGAACGAGGCTTTGGCCGAGGCGCGGCTGGAAGACCTGACCTATGTGGTGTTCGACACCGAAACGACCGGGCTTTTGCCCGCGCAGGGCGACGAGATCGTGCAGATCGCCGCCGTGCGGATCGTGAACGGGCGGCGCGTGGCAGGCGAGGCGGTCGACATGCTGGTCAATCCCGGCCGCGCCATTCCGGCCGGGGCCACGGCGGTGCATGACATCACCGACGCAATGGTGGCCGATGCGGTCGGCGTAAACGAGGCGTTGCGGCGGTTTCACGCCTTTGCCCAAGGGGCGGTGCTGGTGGCGCATAACGCGCCCATCGACATGCAATTCCTGCGGCGGCGCGAGGCGGGGCTGGGGCTGCGCTTCGATATGCCGATCTTTGACACGGTGCTGTTGTCGGCGGTGCTTTATGGCCAGCATGACGTGCATTCGCTGGATGCGCTGTGCCATCGGCTTGGCATCGTGATCCCGGACGAGGCGCGGCCCACGGCGTTGGGCGATACGCTGGCCACGGCGGATGCGCTGCTCGAGATGCTGCCGATGCTGCGCGGGCGGGGACATGGCACGTTTGGCGCGGTGCTGGCCGAGGTGCGGCGGCACGGGCGGCTGCTTGCTGACCTGAACGAGCCTTTGGGCTAG
- a CDS encoding YcjF family protein, which translates to MSEKPFVIDVDEGVDPSLAPPVPEAEGRAVQVALALRSRRRSRLGAFAGWAFGALFSFVLSVAAYDFVASLLAANTVLGAVGLSLVALAVLAATLLALREAAGFARLARLDGLRARVAAAVTLAEARAAVDLVAGLYGGRVDQAWGLARLAERRSEVMDGDALLGLAEVELMAPLDAAARAEVEGAARQVATVTALVPLALADVATALYANLRMIRRIAEVYGGRSGIFGSMRLLRRVFGHLVATGALALTDDMIHSVAGGGLLSKVSRRFGEGVVNGALTARVGLAAIEVCRPMPFVTLAKPGVTQTVSRALGGLFSRGDQV; encoded by the coding sequence GTGAGCGAAAAACCCTTTGTGATCGATGTGGATGAGGGGGTGGACCCTTCGCTGGCCCCTCCGGTGCCGGAAGCCGAGGGGCGGGCGGTGCAGGTCGCGCTTGCGCTGCGGTCGCGGCGGCGGTCGCGGTTGGGGGCCTTTGCGGGTTGGGCTTTCGGGGCGCTGTTTTCCTTTGTGCTGTCGGTCGCGGCCTATGACTTTGTCGCGTCGCTGCTGGCGGCCAATACGGTGCTGGGGGCGGTCGGGCTTTCGCTTGTGGCTTTGGCGGTGCTGGCAGCAACGCTGCTGGCGCTGCGCGAGGCTGCGGGCTTTGCGCGGCTGGCGCGGCTTGACGGGTTGCGGGCGCGTGTGGCGGCGGCGGTGACTTTGGCCGAGGCGCGGGCGGCGGTCGACCTTGTGGCGGGGCTTTATGGCGGGCGGGTCGATCAGGCCTGGGGACTTGCGCGGTTGGCCGAGCGGCGGAGCGAGGTGATGGATGGCGACGCGCTGCTTGGGTTGGCCGAGGTCGAGCTTATGGCCCCGCTGGATGCCGCGGCGCGGGCCGAGGTAGAGGGCGCGGCAAGGCAGGTGGCGACCGTGACGGCGCTGGTTCCGCTGGCGCTGGCCGATGTGGCGACGGCGCTTTACGCGAATTTACGAATGATCAGACGGATTGCCGAAGTCTATGGCGGAAGGTCGGGGATTTTCGGGTCGATGCGGCTGCTGAGGCGGGTGTTCGGGCATCTGGTGGCGACGGGGGCCCTGGCCTTGACCGATGATATGATCCATTCGGTGGCGGGCGGCGGCCTGCTTTCCAAGGTGTCGCGGCGGTTCGGCGAAGGCGTGGTCAACGGGGCGCTGACGGCGCGGGTCGGGCTGGCCGCGATCGAGGTGTGCCGGCCCATGCCCTTTGTCACATTGGCAAAACCGGGCGTGACACAGACGGTCAGCCGTGCGCTGGGCGGGCTGTTTTCACGTGGGGATCAGGTTTAG
- a CDS encoding adenylate kinase, giving the protein MSDGGISEVMAKPAVLILLGPPGAGKGTQARMLEEDFGLVQLSTGDLLRAAVAAGTEAGKQARAVMDAGQLVSDAIVLAILRDRMAAPDVGKGVILDGFPRTDGQAAALDALLAEAGQSVTAAISLEVDDEAMIGRVSGRYTCAGCGEGYHDEFKQPATAGVCDKCGGTAMKRRADDNAETVRERLKAYHAQTAPLIAYYEGMGLLHRIDAMGSIAGIRAGLAAIVKGVAA; this is encoded by the coding sequence ATGAGCGACGGGGGTATCAGCGAGGTCATGGCCAAGCCTGCCGTGCTGATCCTGCTCGGGCCACCCGGCGCGGGCAAGGGGACGCAGGCGCGGATGCTGGAGGAGGATTTCGGTCTGGTCCAGCTTTCGACCGGCGACCTTTTGCGCGCCGCCGTGGCTGCGGGGACCGAGGCCGGAAAGCAGGCCCGCGCGGTGATGGACGCGGGGCAGCTGGTGTCGGATGCGATCGTGCTGGCGATCCTGCGCGACCGGATGGCGGCGCCCGATGTGGGCAAGGGCGTGATCCTCGACGGGTTTCCGCGTACTGACGGGCAGGCTGCGGCGCTGGACGCGCTGCTGGCCGAGGCGGGGCAAAGCGTGACTGCCGCGATCAGCCTTGAGGTGGACGACGAGGCGATGATCGGTCGCGTGTCGGGCCGCTATACCTGCGCCGGGTGCGGCGAGGGGTATCACGACGAATTCAAGCAACCCGCGACGGCGGGTGTTTGCGACAAATGCGGCGGGACGGCGATGAAGCGCCGGGCCGACGACAATGCCGAAACGGTGCGCGAGAGGCTGAAGGCCTATCACGCCCAGACGGCTCCGCTGATCGCCTATTACGAAGGCATGGGTCTGCTGCACCGGATCGACGCGATGGGGTCCATCGCCGGTATCAGGGCGGGGCTGGCTGCCATCGTGAAGGGCGTGGCGGCCTGA